One region of Populus trichocarpa isolate Nisqually-1 chromosome 4, P.trichocarpa_v4.1, whole genome shotgun sequence genomic DNA includes:
- the LOC7470005 gene encoding bZIP transcription factor 44: MASSSGTSSGSSLIQNSGSEEDLQALMDQRKRKRMISNRESARRSRMRKQKHLDDLMAQVSQLRKENHQIITGINITTQRYLSVEADNSILRVQISELSNRLESLNEIIGSLNSNNGVFGDSITFNEPAADSFLNPWNMAYLNQPIMASAEMFHY; encoded by the coding sequence ATGGCTTCCTCTAGTGGAACATCTTCGGGATCATCTTTGATTCAAAACTCAGGTTCGGAGGAGGATTTGCAGGCATTGATGGATcagaggaagagaaagagaatgaTATCAAATCGCGAATCGGCGAGGAGGTCTAGAATGAGAAAACAGAAGCATTTGGATGATCTAATGGCTCAAGTGTCTCAATTGAGGAAGGAGAATCACCAGATTATTACAGGCATCAATATCACAACTCAGCGTTACTTGAGTGTTGAGGCTGATAACTCAATCCTAAGAGTTCAAATAAGCGAGCTCAGCAATAGATTGGAGTCTTTGAATGAGATAATCGGTTCCTTGAATTCAAACAATGGTGTTTTTGGAGACTCGATCACCTTCAATGAACCAGCAGCTGACAGCTTCTTGAACCCATGGAACATGGCCTACCTGAATCAGCCTATAATGGCGTCTGCAGAGATGTTTCATTACTGA